CTGAACCAGTTCTGGGACCGGTGGCAGAAGCCGCTGTTCATCGTGGAGAACGGCCTGGGCGCGAAGGATGAGCTCGTCGAGATCGACGGCGTGAAGACGGTCGTCGACGACTACCGGATCGCGTATCTGAACGACCACCTCGTGCAGGTCGGGGAGGCGATCGCCGACGGCGTGAACGTGCTGGGCTACACCTCCTGGGGATGCATCGACCTGGTCTCGGCATCCACCGCCCAGCTCAGCAAGCGATACGGCTTCATCTACGTCGACCGCAACGACGACGGGTCGGGCACCCTCGATCGCTACAAGAAGAAGTCCTTCCACTGGTACGCCGACGTGATCCGCACCAACGGCGGAGCCTTGACCGTATGACCCGCCCCTCCTCCGCGACGGTCGGCTCCGCCCGGACACGTGCGATCTTCCTGGACGTCGACGGGACGATCATGCACGGCGGCCGGCACATCCCGCCCACCGCGGTGGAGGCGATCCGCGCCGCCCGTGCTCGGGGACACCTGGTGTTCCTGAGCACGGGGCGCGGCACGGCGGAACTGCACGACGAGCTCATGGACATCGGCTTCGACGGCGCCGTGACCAACGGCGGCGCGTTCGCCAGCCTCGGCGGGCGGATCGTGTCCGCCACCCTGTTCACCCCCGACGAGGTCGCGCGCTTGCAGCGCTATCTGGTCGACAACGACCTGCACGGATACTTCCAGTCGTACGACCAGCTGTTCGGCTCGGCGGAGCTGTCCGCGCTCTTCGCCGAGAGGTTCGGGGCCGCCGGCCTTCCCGGCAAGGTCTTCCGCGAGCCGCACGAGATCGATCCGACGCTCCTCGCGAAGCTCGTGTTCGTGACCGACGACGAGGATGCCGCGGCGCGCGCGCTGACCGAGCTGGCGGATGACTTCGAGGTCGTCGGGGGCACCATTCCGGTCGCGTTCGCGGCCTCGGGCGAGATCGCGCCCCGCGGCGTGCACAAGGGAGCCGCGATCCGCTCGCTGCTCGCCGAGCTCGACCTCGACGCACGCGATGCGGTCGGCATCGGCGACAACTGGAACGACGTCGAGATGTTCGCCGCGGTCGGCACCGCCGTCGCGATGGGCAATGCGGTCGACGGCGTGAAAGCGCTCGCCGATCAGGTCACCGCCGCGATCGACGAGGACGGCCTTTCCCTCGCGTTCCTCCGTAACGGCCTGGTCTGACCCGAGGCGCCGGACGCAGCGCGGTGATCGTCAGCGCAGCGACGCCGCCAGCGCCGCGATATGCGCCGGAGTCGTGCGGCAGCAACCGCCGACGAGTCGGGCCCCGGCCGCGATCCACGCGCTCGCCAGCGCGGTCGGCACACCCCCCTCGCCCACCCAGGTGCGGGCCTCGGCATCCCAGCGCTCACCGGAGTTCGGATAGGCGATGCCGGCAACGCCCGATGGCACAGCCGCGAGGGCGGGTGCCACGGCCTCGGGCGGGCAGCAGTTGACGCCCACGGCGACGACACCGGCGACCTCGGCCGCGTCGGCGAGCGCGGCGGCGAGATCCGCACCCACGAAGCCACTGCTGGCTGCGGAGAGGCTGATCCACACCGGCAGATCGGGGCGGCCGAGACGGTCGAGCTCGGCGGCGAGCGCCTGCACCTCGAGTCGGCTCGGAATCGTCTCGATGGCGAGGGCGTCGGCCCCGGCATCGGCCAGCACCTCCAGCCGGCGACGGTGGAAGGTGCGCAGCGTCTCGACGTCGACGTCGTACGCGCCGGTGTACTCGCTGCCGTCGGCACGGACGGCCCCGAACGGCCCCACGGATGCCGCGACGAACGCATCGCCCGCGCCCTTCGCGAGCGCGACGCTGCGGCGCAGCAGGTCGTCGACCTCGTCGTCGTCCATGCCGATGCCGTACGCGAGCTGATACGAGGACGTGACGAGCACGTCCGCGCCGGCATCGACGAACTCGGCGTGGGCGGCACGGACCTCGTCGGGGTCGTCGCGCAGCAGCCGCGCCGACCACAGGCGACCGCTCAGGTCATTGCCGCGCGACTCGAGCAGCGTGCCGAGACCTCCGTCGAGCACGAGGGGACGGTCGCGGAGTGCGGAGCGCAGGTCTACGGAGGGAGCCATCGCTGCCACCGTAGCCGCTCTGGGCGAGAGCCGTGGGCGAGGAGGGGGCGCACCGCACCCCTAGACTGACGCCATGGTGCCCTGGGAGAACCTGCTCGCGTTCACGCTGACGGCGCTCGTGCTGATTCTCATCCCCGGCCCGGCGGTGCTGTTCTCGGTCGGACGTACCCTCGCGCTCGGGCGCACCGGCGGACTGCTGAGCGTCGCCGGAGTGAGCCTCGCGCTCATCCCGATCGTCGCACTCGTCGCGGTCGGGGTCGGGGGCCTCGTAGCGCAGTCGATCGTGCTGTTCACGATCCTCAAGGTCGTCGGCTCGCTGTACCTCGTCTACCTCGGCATCCAGGCGATCCGCCATCGCAAGAGCGCCGCGGCGGCACCCGATCTGACCGGGCTGCCGCGCGGGCACGCCCGTCAGCTCTGGCAGGGCTTCGTCGTGGGTGTCACCAATCCGAAGACGCTCGCCTTCTTCGTCGCGGTGCTGCCGCAGTTCGTCGATCTGAAGGCCGGCGCAGTGCCGCTGCAGCTCCTGGAGCTCGGCCTGGTGTTCGCGCTGCTCGCGGTCGTGTCCGATTCGATGTGGGTGCTCGCCGCCGCGGCGGCGCGCGTGTGGTTCGCGCGCTCACCGAAGCGCATCGAGCGGCTGAGCGCGACCGGGGGCGGAATGATGATCGGGCTCGGCGGCATCCTGCTCGTCGCCGGGCCGAAGCACTGAGGTTCGGCCCGGCGGCGGACGCGACACCGGACGTTCAGGCGCACCGGGGAGAATGGATGCCGTGAGCTCCTCGTCGATATCCCCGTCCCGCCGCCGCATCATCTTCATCGACATCGACGGGACGATCCTCGAACACGGGGCCCAGATGTCGGCCTCCACGCCGGTCGCGATCGCCGCCGCGCGCGCGAACGGTCACCTGGTGTACCTGTGCACGGGTCGCTCGGCCGGCGACATCAACCCGAAGGTGCGCGCCATCCCGGTCGACGGCGCCATCACCAACGGCGGCGCCTTCGCCGTCCGGGGCGACGAGCAGATCGTCGCGCACCTCATGCCGCGCCCCCTCGTCGACCGGATGATCGCGTACTTCGAAGAGCACGGTGCGCACTACTTCCTGCAGACCGACGGCACCGTCTACGTCAGCCCCGGCGTGCTCGAGCACGCCCGCCGCTTCGTGCGAACCCACCCCCCGGTCGACGAACGCGCGGCGGCCGCCGCCTCGGAGGATGTCGCCCTCCTCAAGCACTACCGGCCGCTGGACGAGGTCGACCTCGATGCCGTGGTCAAGGCGACCTTCCTCAGCACGGCCAGCGACACGCTCACCCGCGCCGCCGACGAGCTGGGGCCGCAGTTCCACGTGATCCCCGGTTCCATCCCGCTGCCCGGCGGCTCGAACGGCGAGATCTGCCAGCAGGGCGTCAACAAGGGCGCGGCGATCACCGAGGTGCTCGCCGTGCTGGGGATGGATGCCGCCGACGCCATCGGCATCGGCGACAGCTGGAACGACGTCGAGATGTTCGAGGTCGTCGGCACGTCGGTCGCGATGGGCGGTGCCGACCCCGAATTGCAGGCGATGGCCGACCTCGTCACCACCGGCGTGCTGGAGGACGGCGTCAGCAACGCGCTGACGCGTCTCGGGCTGATCTGACACCGCGTTTCGACTCGCTCGGCTCGCTCAACGACCGGGTGTCACACCTCCGGTCGTTGAGCGAGGAGCGCAGCGATGAGTCGAAACGCAGGGCTCAGAGGAAGATGTCGGGGAACAGCTCGTGGTCGGGCGTGCCGGGTGTCGCCGCGTAGCGGGAGAAGTCCGTCACCCCGGCATCGCGCAGCACCTGCTCGACGATGAGTGTCTGACCGGTGTACTCGCGCGCCGGACGCGTGAGCACTTCGTACGCCGCGTCGGCGTAGACCTCGGGGGTGCGGCTGACCTTCATCATCCGGTCGCCGCCGAGGGCGAACTGCACGGCGGCCGTGGCGATCGTCGTCTCGGGCCACAGGGTATTGGCGGCGATGCCGTCCTTCGCGAACTCCGCAGCCATCCCCAGCGTCGCCATCGTCATGCCGTACTTGGCGAGGGTGTAGCCGGTGTGCGCACCCAGCCAGCGCGGCGTGATGTTCAGGGGCGGCGACAGCGAGAGGATGTGCGGGTTCTCGGCATCCTTCAGAATCGGCACGGCGGCACGGCTGAGCATGAACGTGCCGCGCACGTTGACGTCCTGCATGAGGTCGTACTTCTTCGCGGCGAGCTCGAGCGAGCCGGACAGGTCGATCACCGAGGCGTTGTTGACGACGATGTCGATGCCCCCGAACTCGCCGTGGGTCTTCAGCACCGCAGCGGTGATGTCGTCGTCGTTGCGCACGTCGCCGACGATCGGCAGGGCCCGACCGCCAGCCGCCTCGATCTCGGCCGCGGCGCTGTGCACGGTGCCGGCGAGCTTGGGGTGCGGGGTGTCGGTCTTGGCCATGAGGGCGATGTTGGCGCCGTCGCGGGCCGCCCGCAGAGCGATCGCGAGGCCGATGCCACGACTGCCGCCCGACATGAGGATGGTCTTTCCGGCGAGAGTCATGCGCGTCCCTTTTCAGAGGTGGGCGAGGTGGATGCCGCGGCGAACGCCGCGACCCGGGCCTTCGCCTGCGGGGTGTCGAAGCTGGCGCCGATCGTGCGGGCTTCGTCGTCGAGGTTGTCGGCGAAGGCGCGACGCGCGCCGGCGCGGACGAGGCGCTTGGCCTGACCGAAGGCCGCGGTCGCGCCGTCGAGCCAGAATCGGGCCAGCTCGGCGGCACGTGCACCCGGGTCGTCGGCGATCTCGGTGACCAGACCCCACTCGAGCGCGGTGGCCGCGTCGATGGTGAGGTCATC
The sequence above is a segment of the Microbacterium sp. PM5 genome. Coding sequences within it:
- a CDS encoding Cof-type HAD-IIB family hydrolase; protein product: MDAVSSSSISPSRRRIIFIDIDGTILEHGAQMSASTPVAIAAARANGHLVYLCTGRSAGDINPKVRAIPVDGAITNGGAFAVRGDEQIVAHLMPRPLVDRMIAYFEEHGAHYFLQTDGTVYVSPGVLEHARRFVRTHPPVDERAAAAASEDVALLKHYRPLDEVDLDAVVKATFLSTASDTLTRAADELGPQFHVIPGSIPLPGGSNGEICQQGVNKGAAITEVLAVLGMDAADAIGIGDSWNDVEMFEVVGTSVAMGGADPELQAMADLVTTGVLEDGVSNALTRLGLI
- a CDS encoding LysE family translocator — encoded protein: MVPWENLLAFTLTALVLILIPGPAVLFSVGRTLALGRTGGLLSVAGVSLALIPIVALVAVGVGGLVAQSIVLFTILKVVGSLYLVYLGIQAIRHRKSAAAAPDLTGLPRGHARQLWQGFVVGVTNPKTLAFFVAVLPQFVDLKAGAVPLQLLELGLVFALLAVVSDSMWVLAAAAARVWFARSPKRIERLSATGGGMMIGLGGILLVAGPKH
- a CDS encoding Cof-type HAD-IIB family hydrolase, coding for MTRPSSATVGSARTRAIFLDVDGTIMHGGRHIPPTAVEAIRAARARGHLVFLSTGRGTAELHDELMDIGFDGAVTNGGAFASLGGRIVSATLFTPDEVARLQRYLVDNDLHGYFQSYDQLFGSAELSALFAERFGAAGLPGKVFREPHEIDPTLLAKLVFVTDDEDAAARALTELADDFEVVGGTIPVAFAASGEIAPRGVHKGAAIRSLLAELDLDARDAVGIGDNWNDVEMFAAVGTAVAMGNAVDGVKALADQVTAAIDEDGLSLAFLRNGLV
- the mmuM gene encoding homocysteine S-methyltransferase, with product MAPSVDLRSALRDRPLVLDGGLGTLLESRGNDLSGRLWSARLLRDDPDEVRAAHAEFVDAGADVLVTSSYQLAYGIGMDDDEVDDLLRRSVALAKGAGDAFVAASVGPFGAVRADGSEYTGAYDVDVETLRTFHRRRLEVLADAGADALAIETIPSRLEVQALAAELDRLGRPDLPVWISLSAASSGFVGADLAAALADAAEVAGVVAVGVNCCPPEAVAPALAAVPSGVAGIAYPNSGERWDAEARTWVGEGGVPTALASAWIAAGARLVGGCCRTTPAHIAALAASLR
- a CDS encoding NAD(P)-dependent oxidoreductase; this translates as MTLAGKTILMSGGSRGIGLAIALRAARDGANIALMAKTDTPHPKLAGTVHSAAAEIEAAGGRALPIVGDVRNDDDITAAVLKTHGEFGGIDIVVNNASVIDLSGSLELAAKKYDLMQDVNVRGTFMLSRAAVPILKDAENPHILSLSPPLNITPRWLGAHTGYTLAKYGMTMATLGMAAEFAKDGIAANTLWPETTIATAAVQFALGGDRMMKVSRTPEVYADAAYEVLTRPAREYTGQTLIVEQVLRDAGVTDFSRYAATPGTPDHELFPDIFL